Proteins from one Shewanella pealeana ATCC 700345 genomic window:
- a CDS encoding LysR family transcriptional regulator has product MNPTDLKIIQQCDLNLLLSLAILIEEQSVSKSADRLDISQPAMSQNLKKLRTMFDDPLFVKQGQGIRATSKALRLYGSLTEWLQMSDRLISQTAFDPMESHGVIRIAFMDDLTQSMIPIMLDKILTFAPNVELEFVHKPRDVFSLLESGEIDIAAAGTDTPPANIHGRHISTDNYCAAYSLTHPLAKIAQPTLAQIFAYDTAEYSASNLVEQEITQLALQNQLQRKITFATGSFLVLLQGLLSGKHVGFLPQRVLNSEKWRSQLKGVVLTELPQLDSTLYWHARVHKDPLIQWFKDQCLDIVSQLQLQSGNS; this is encoded by the coding sequence ATGAATCCAACTGACTTAAAAATTATTCAACAGTGCGACCTCAACTTATTGCTGAGCCTAGCTATTCTAATTGAGGAACAGAGCGTATCTAAGAGTGCAGACAGGCTAGACATATCCCAGCCTGCCATGAGCCAAAACTTGAAGAAGTTGCGCACTATGTTCGATGACCCCCTTTTTGTAAAACAGGGCCAAGGCATTCGTGCGACTAGCAAGGCATTGAGATTATATGGCTCACTCACAGAGTGGCTGCAGATGAGCGATCGACTGATCTCGCAGACCGCTTTCGATCCGATGGAAAGTCACGGGGTGATCCGCATTGCATTTATGGATGACCTCACCCAGAGCATGATCCCTATTATGCTAGACAAGATCCTCACTTTTGCGCCCAATGTAGAACTTGAGTTTGTGCACAAGCCTAGAGATGTATTTTCTTTACTCGAGTCAGGCGAAATTGATATTGCCGCTGCGGGAACTGACACACCACCCGCAAATATTCATGGCCGCCATATCAGCACAGATAATTACTGCGCCGCCTATAGCTTAACGCATCCCTTAGCAAAAATTGCACAGCCAACGCTGGCGCAGATTTTCGCTTATGATACTGCCGAATATTCAGCTTCAAACCTAGTCGAGCAGGAAATCACCCAGTTAGCATTGCAGAATCAATTGCAACGCAAGATCACCTTTGCGACAGGCTCGTTTCTAGTCTTGCTGCAGGGGTTACTCAGCGGAAAACACGTAGGCTTTTTGCCCCAACGTGTACTCAATTCCGAGAAGTGGCGTTCACAATTAAAGGGAGTCGTACTCACCGAGCTCCCCCAGCTAGACAGTACCCTTTATTGGCACGCAAGAGTGCACAAAGATCCATTGATCCAATGGTTTAAAGATCAATGCTTGGATATTGTCAGCCAACTACAGCTGCAAAGCGGCAACTCCTGA
- a CDS encoding LysR family transcriptional regulator, with amino-acid sequence MLTQLNLARLKNCDLNLLLALAVLLNEAHVSNAAKQLGQSQSAMSQMLKRLRLMFNDPLLLKSNNGMTLTNKAQAIALELTPLLDKTARILEAEHFSPKTAQGRIRFIMNDVTAQLIIAPLIELMSEKAPGIELEYISQNANGFQLLRRGQADVVIGFYDNVPSPIVSEPIGLAPWQMVTHRATNKQNLHANKDAIKLLRYQFQEHNQLHSIEALEHLDALDAAYALTSNSLSTLLYALQTNNTVTLLPHFAMDILPEHETKEFDWLGSPINLELKICWDRHQRAPELQQWFRRQLVTLFHKHFPLKQVL; translated from the coding sequence ATGCTCACTCAGCTCAATCTTGCACGACTTAAAAATTGCGATTTAAACCTACTATTAGCACTCGCAGTACTACTCAATGAGGCTCATGTTTCCAATGCAGCTAAGCAACTCGGCCAGTCTCAATCAGCCATGAGCCAGATGCTAAAACGCTTGCGCCTAATGTTTAACGATCCACTGCTGCTCAAAAGCAATAATGGCATGACCTTAACCAATAAGGCTCAAGCCATTGCATTAGAGTTAACGCCTCTGCTAGATAAAACAGCTCGAATCTTAGAAGCCGAACACTTCAGCCCCAAGACTGCCCAAGGTCGTATACGTTTTATCATGAACGATGTCACCGCACAGCTAATTATCGCACCATTAATAGAGCTGATGAGTGAGAAAGCCCCCGGCATAGAGCTAGAATACATCTCGCAAAACGCCAATGGTTTTCAGCTTCTCAGGCGAGGACAAGCTGATGTGGTTATCGGCTTCTACGACAATGTACCAAGCCCGATTGTTAGTGAACCCATAGGCCTTGCACCTTGGCAGATGGTCACTCACAGAGCGACTAACAAGCAAAACCTTCACGCGAATAAGGATGCGATAAAGCTCTTACGCTATCAATTTCAAGAGCATAACCAACTGCATTCGATTGAAGCGCTAGAACACTTAGATGCACTCGATGCGGCATACGCCTTAACGAGCAACTCTTTAAGTACCCTGCTATATGCACTGCAAACCAATAATACCGTTACCTTGCTGCCCCACTTCGCCATGGACATTTTACCTGAACATGAGACAAAGGAGTTCGACTGGCTCGGCTCGCCAATCAATCTCGAGCTTAAAATCTGTTGGGATCGTCACCAAAGAGCCCCTGAACTACAGCAGTGGTTTAGACGTCAATTGGTCACGCTTTTTCACAAACACTTTCCTTTAAAACAAGTCCTATGA
- a CDS encoding outer membrane beta-barrel protein, whose product MMNKTLIALALIGTCGYANAADVDNTWYIGAGAGQSNYESVDAASHLGDGSDLAWNALVGYQLNKYLAFEAGWQDLGATDDTHMWGGLDGSQKIDVDGFTLGVVGTLPLSEKWFLTGEAGAYQYHLAHQMSADKYVSAMDTAPYFGAGVGYNITDSLAISAKYRRFAKIDETAWNTANMDAQTVGLQLTYRFGVKAATTTAVVLPAVIEKQTKPMPRPEPKPEPKYEIHTEKSSVAVLFGFDSSELNSTAKAKLDQVIKLSKSKDQDVILLNGQSDNQGDSQYNLKLSEKRVQHVEAYLVSHGVEVKKIDTQAVGEQDAHANLRKDRALERRVIVTLTSQEKVQAS is encoded by the coding sequence ATGATGAACAAGACACTAATTGCACTCGCATTAATAGGTACTTGCGGTTACGCCAATGCAGCCGATGTTGATAACACTTGGTACATAGGTGCAGGTGCAGGCCAAAGCAACTATGAGTCAGTTGACGCCGCTAGCCACCTAGGCGACGGCAGCGATTTAGCTTGGAATGCCCTAGTAGGTTATCAACTAAACAAATATTTAGCCTTCGAAGCTGGCTGGCAAGATCTGGGTGCTACCGATGATACTCACATGTGGGGTGGTTTAGACGGTAGCCAGAAAATAGACGTTGACGGCTTTACTCTGGGTGTTGTGGGTACTTTACCGCTATCAGAAAAATGGTTCTTAACTGGTGAAGCTGGTGCTTATCAATATCACCTAGCACACCAGATGAGTGCCGATAAGTATGTTAGCGCGATGGATACAGCCCCTTACTTTGGTGCAGGTGTGGGTTACAACATCACAGATTCTTTGGCGATTTCTGCTAAGTACCGTCGTTTTGCCAAAATCGATGAAACAGCATGGAACACGGCAAACATGGACGCACAGACAGTGGGTCTACAGCTGACTTATCGCTTCGGAGTGAAGGCTGCGACAACAACAGCAGTTGTACTACCTGCCGTGATTGAGAAGCAGACTAAACCTATGCCTCGTCCAGAGCCAAAGCCTGAGCCTAAGTATGAAATTCACACCGAAAAGAGCAGTGTAGCCGTACTATTTGGGTTTGATTCTTCAGAGCTTAATAGCACAGCCAAGGCCAAGCTAGACCAAGTTATCAAGCTTTCAAAGAGTAAAGATCAAGATGTGATCTTACTTAACGGTCAATCAGATAACCAAGGTGATAGCCAATATAACCTTAAGCTATCTGAAAAACGTGTACAGCACGTAGAAGCCTACTTAGTTTCTCACGGTGTAGAAGTGAAGAAGATCGACACTCAAGCCGTTGGCGAGCAGGATGCTCACGCTAATTTACGTAAAGACCGCGCACTAGAGCGCCGTGTAATCGTAACCTTAACAAGCCAAGAAAAAGTACAAGCTTCTTAA
- a CDS encoding radical SAM protein, whose protein sequence is MLNYIEPVFRPPSEWKSLILQVTNGCSWNQCSFCDMYTQPQKRFRAQKADKIEQDLISVANSQAHISRVFLADGDAMTLPFARLEAICLLIKKYLPNVTRISSYCLPRNINNKTPEQLQRLRELGLSLLYIGCESGDDEVLERIKKGETFDSSLAALQKIKAAGIKASVMILNGLAGVELSKQHAENSAKLMNAAQPEYLSTLVVTLPLGTERMDEAFGGHFQLPNQAQLFEEMHILLSKLELEKTVFRSDHASNYLVLKGVLGKDKQALLAEVEAAMNTPEQIQLRQEWQRGL, encoded by the coding sequence GTGCTCAACTATATTGAACCTGTGTTTCGTCCTCCATCTGAGTGGAAGTCTCTGATCCTTCAAGTGACCAATGGTTGTAGCTGGAACCAATGCAGCTTTTGCGACATGTATACTCAGCCGCAGAAACGTTTTAGGGCTCAGAAGGCGGATAAGATAGAGCAAGATCTTATCTCGGTAGCTAACTCGCAAGCCCATATTAGCCGAGTCTTCTTAGCCGATGGCGACGCCATGACGCTGCCCTTTGCGCGCCTTGAAGCGATCTGCTTATTGATTAAAAAATACCTACCCAATGTGACTCGCATTAGTAGTTACTGCTTGCCACGCAATATCAATAATAAGACGCCTGAGCAGCTACAACGATTAAGAGAGCTTGGATTGAGCCTGCTGTATATCGGCTGCGAGAGCGGTGATGACGAGGTGCTTGAGCGGATTAAAAAAGGCGAGACATTTGACTCCTCTTTGGCGGCGCTGCAAAAAATCAAAGCGGCGGGGATTAAAGCCTCGGTGATGATCTTAAATGGTTTAGCTGGGGTTGAGTTATCAAAACAACATGCCGAAAACTCAGCCAAGTTGATGAATGCAGCGCAGCCTGAATATCTGTCGACGCTAGTCGTGACTTTACCGCTGGGCACTGAGCGAATGGATGAGGCTTTTGGCGGGCATTTTCAGCTGCCGAATCAGGCTCAGCTGTTCGAAGAGATGCATATTCTTCTAAGTAAGCTAGAGCTTGAGAAAACCGTATTTCGCTCGGATCACGCCTCTAATTACTTAGTGCTCAAAGGTGTGCTAGGTAAAGACAAGCAAGCATTGCTGGCAGAAGTAGAGGCTGCAATGAACACGCCTGAGCAAATTCAGTTACGGCAAGAGTGGCAAAGAGGGCTTTAA
- a CDS encoding YdcH family protein, giving the protein MFPEYRELISQLKTSDTHFQKKFNKHNQLDEEIKNLEKNIASDYTSEVHELKVQKLHLKEEIYDILKGRSA; this is encoded by the coding sequence ATGTTTCCAGAATACCGTGAACTTATCAGCCAGCTAAAGACATCTGACACACACTTTCAGAAGAAGTTTAACAAGCATAACCAACTTGATGAGGAGATAAAAAACCTGGAGAAAAACATCGCTAGCGACTACACCTCAGAGGTGCATGAACTAAAAGTACAGAAGCTGCATTTAAAAGAAGAGATCTACGATATTTTGAAGGGGCGTTCTGCTTAA
- a CDS encoding outer membrane protein OmpK gives MNKKLLCLALLVSPTAMADNMVNWWDVSVTGLYGENYDLAPSDKQTAVTFETAGDWKYGDWFAFQDVTYFNGSNGGKDNSTYGEISTRFSAGKILGKTVGFGPVTDLSLALALEEGEGPVESFLYGVGMDIKIPYFSYFQLNTYRRHAMGSDNISDGWQLTPSFRMDFPVGNSNIVFDGYIDWVFATDEASYETNFHFNPQLKYDLGAVVLGDQQKNKLFVGIEYDYWKNKYGVDGMDQNTYSVIAKYHF, from the coding sequence ATGAACAAAAAATTACTATGTTTAGCTTTGCTAGTCAGCCCGACTGCAATGGCAGATAATATGGTTAACTGGTGGGATGTGAGTGTCACTGGCTTATATGGTGAAAATTACGATTTAGCACCTTCAGATAAACAAACAGCAGTTACCTTTGAAACCGCTGGTGATTGGAAATATGGCGACTGGTTTGCGTTTCAGGACGTGACTTATTTCAATGGCTCAAACGGCGGTAAAGACAATAGCACCTATGGCGAAATCTCAACTCGCTTCAGTGCAGGTAAAATATTAGGTAAAACCGTAGGTTTTGGCCCAGTTACCGATCTATCGCTAGCACTGGCTTTAGAAGAAGGTGAAGGCCCAGTCGAGAGTTTCCTATACGGTGTCGGTATGGATATTAAGATCCCATACTTTAGCTACTTCCAGCTAAACACTTACCGTAGACACGCGATGGGCAGTGACAACATCAGTGACGGCTGGCAGTTAACACCATCATTTAGAATGGACTTCCCAGTTGGCAATTCAAATATCGTATTCGATGGTTACATTGACTGGGTATTTGCCACAGATGAAGCGAGTTATGAGACTAACTTCCACTTCAACCCACAGCTTAAGTATGACTTAGGTGCTGTCGTGCTAGGCGACCAGCAGAAGAATAAGCTATTTGTTGGTATCGAATACGATTACTGGAAAAACAAATATGGCGTAGATGGTATGGACCAAAACACCTATTCGGTGATCGCTAAATACCATTTCTAG
- a CDS encoding NfeD family protein gives MEFSNPIIIWACIGVILVLAEIILPGGIVILLGAACLVVASALAIGLVEGIVQSLTLWFISSMVLLLTFRQVTQKLIGGDAHIGNTDEELDIYDQLAIVKQTIGPAQQMGRVEFQGCEWSALGDGSEIAAGSQVRVICRDNIALVVEPIKAEDEHYVEK, from the coding sequence ATGGAGTTTTCAAATCCAATCATAATTTGGGCATGTATCGGAGTTATTCTCGTACTCGCTGAGATCATTCTACCGGGTGGTATTGTGATTCTTTTAGGCGCGGCATGCTTAGTGGTCGCAAGTGCCTTGGCTATAGGTTTAGTCGAAGGAATAGTACAAAGCTTAACGCTTTGGTTTATCTCATCTATGGTGCTATTGCTGACCTTTCGTCAAGTCACTCAGAAGTTAATTGGCGGTGACGCTCATATCGGCAACACTGATGAAGAGTTGGATATTTACGATCAGCTCGCCATCGTCAAACAAACCATAGGTCCGGCGCAGCAGATGGGACGGGTTGAATTTCAAGGCTGTGAATGGTCCGCATTAGGGGATGGTAGCGAGATTGCTGCTGGCTCCCAAGTTAGGGTTATCTGCAGAGATAATATTGCGTTAGTGGTTGAGCCTATTAAGGCTGAAGACGAGCACTACGTCGAAAAGTAA
- the udp gene encoding uridine phosphorylase codes for MSDVFHLGLTKEMLDGASLAIVPGDPERVKRIAELMENATFLASHREYTSYLAYIDGKPVVVCSTGIGGPSTSIAVEELAQLGVRTFLRVGTTGAIQPHVNVGDVIVTQASVRLDGASLHFAPMEYPAVANFECTTAMVAASREAGLEPHIGITASSDTFYPGQERYDTVSGRITRQFKGSMQEWQDLGVLNYEMESSTLFTMCASQGWRAACVAGVIVNRTQQEIPDEATMKKTEVSAVSIVVAAAKKLLA; via the coding sequence ATGTCTGATGTATTTCATTTAGGCTTAACTAAAGAGATGTTAGATGGTGCCAGCTTAGCGATTGTGCCAGGGGATCCAGAGCGTGTTAAACGTATCGCCGAGTTGATGGAGAATGCGACATTTTTAGCGAGTCATCGTGAATATACCAGTTATTTAGCCTATATAGATGGCAAACCTGTGGTCGTATGTTCAACCGGGATCGGCGGTCCATCGACCTCAATTGCCGTTGAAGAGTTAGCGCAGCTTGGTGTACGTACCTTCCTACGTGTGGGTACCACAGGCGCGATTCAGCCACATGTGAATGTGGGTGATGTGATCGTAACGCAAGCTTCTGTTCGCTTAGACGGTGCTAGCCTGCATTTTGCGCCGATGGAGTATCCTGCGGTAGCAAACTTTGAGTGTACAACCGCTATGGTCGCAGCGAGTCGTGAAGCGGGTCTTGAGCCTCATATTGGTATTACCGCGTCATCAGATACCTTCTACCCAGGTCAAGAGCGTTACGACACGGTTTCGGGTCGTATTACGCGTCAGTTCAAGGGCTCTATGCAAGAGTGGCAAGATCTTGGTGTGCTGAACTATGAGATGGAATCTTCGACGCTATTTACCATGTGTGCGTCACAGGGGTGGCGTGCGGCATGTGTTGCAGGGGTTATTGTTAACCGTACTCAGCAAGAGATCCCTGATGAAGCGACAATGAAGAAAACTGAAGTCAGTGCGGTATCGATTGTGGTTGCAGCAGCTAAGAAGCTACTAGCATAA
- a CDS encoding SPFH domain-containing protein, translating to MFAFTLFVLFVFFILYKLLLIVPMREVNVIERLGKFRTVLQPGFHFLIPFFDRVAYKHEIREQVLDVPPQSCISKDNTQLEVDGLVYLKVMDGKLASYGIEDYRRAAVNLAQTTMRSEIGKLSLSQTFSERDSLNESIVREIDKASDPWGIKVLRYEIKNITPSRKVIHTLEKQMEAERSKRAEITLANAEKAAMINLSEGERQEAINLSEGEKQRRINEAKGTAQEIAIIARAKAEGMELVSAALAKEGGHEAMNMQLKEQFITQVGKILAEADVSVVPAELAKIEGFFEGMEQVTHAVSANSVKGAR from the coding sequence ATGTTCGCATTTACACTCTTTGTTTTATTTGTCTTTTTTATCCTCTATAAATTGTTGCTCATTGTGCCTATGCGCGAGGTCAACGTGATTGAGCGCTTAGGTAAGTTTCGCACAGTGCTACAGCCCGGTTTTCACTTTCTGATCCCGTTTTTCGATCGGGTCGCCTATAAGCATGAGATCCGTGAGCAGGTACTCGATGTGCCACCACAAAGCTGTATCTCAAAAGATAACACTCAGCTAGAGGTCGATGGTTTAGTTTACCTCAAGGTGATGGACGGTAAGCTTGCCAGTTATGGTATTGAAGACTATCGACGCGCGGCGGTAAACCTAGCGCAAACTACCATGCGTTCAGAGATAGGTAAATTAAGCCTAAGTCAGACATTTTCGGAGCGAGACAGCCTGAATGAGTCGATAGTACGAGAGATCGATAAGGCATCGGATCCTTGGGGGATCAAGGTGTTGCGTTACGAGATCAAGAACATCACGCCCTCACGTAAAGTCATTCACACCCTAGAGAAGCAGATGGAAGCGGAGCGAAGCAAGCGCGCCGAGATCACCCTAGCGAATGCAGAAAAGGCGGCGATGATTAATTTGTCTGAAGGTGAGCGCCAAGAAGCGATTAATCTATCGGAAGGTGAGAAACAGCGCCGTATTAACGAGGCTAAGGGTACGGCACAAGAGATTGCTATCATCGCCCGGGCTAAGGCTGAAGGCATGGAGCTTGTTTCTGCCGCGCTTGCCAAAGAGGGCGGCCATGAAGCGATGAATATGCAGCTTAAAGAGCAGTTTATTACTCAGGTTGGCAAGATATTGGCTGAGGCCGATGTGTCAGTGGTGCCGGCTGAATTGGCTAAAATTGAAGGATTCTTTGAAGGCATGGAGCAGGTTACTCACGCTGTGTCTGCCAACTCAGTGAAGGGAGCACGCTAA
- a CDS encoding GNAT family N-acetyltransferase, protein MLWKSLSFSELSLNELYDLLKLRVDVFVVEQNCPYPELDDKDRQSQTQHLLGLNEQGVIQAYARVLAPGVSYPDASIGRVIVAEAARGAGVAHTLMQKAIAISTKKWPEHNIQLGGQEHLKSFYQQLGFEPVSEMYLEDGIPHVDMLLTLDK, encoded by the coding sequence ATGCTTTGGAAATCTTTGTCTTTTTCTGAGCTTTCATTGAACGAGCTATATGATCTACTCAAGCTCAGGGTCGATGTTTTTGTTGTTGAGCAAAACTGTCCTTATCCGGAGCTTGATGATAAAGACCGCCAGAGCCAAACTCAGCACCTTCTTGGACTTAATGAACAAGGCGTAATCCAAGCTTATGCTAGGGTATTGGCCCCCGGGGTGAGTTACCCAGATGCGAGTATTGGCCGAGTGATTGTTGCAGAGGCGGCGCGAGGGGCTGGAGTGGCTCATACCTTGATGCAAAAAGCGATAGCCATATCAACCAAGAAGTGGCCAGAGCATAATATCCAGCTGGGAGGCCAAGAGCATTTAAAAAGCTTCTATCAGCAATTGGGTTTTGAGCCAGTATCAGAAATGTATCTTGAAGATGGGATCCCACATGTGGATATGTTGCTAACTTTAGATAAATAA
- a CDS encoding mechanosensitive ion channel family protein, whose amino-acid sequence MNEQGLDQEIAQLQNAYTAITEFLVQYSFSILGAIIIFLIGLWLAAKAANLVTRIFEKHEIDITLSNFTSNFVRILVIVMVGIIALGKLGISVTPMVAAIGAASLGAGLALQGMLANYAAGITIIVTRPFIVGNTIEIKGVGGLVKNIHLGMTVLTNEEGEEINIPNKHIVGEILHNSFANKLVETKFNISYQSNTDEVVGMLAKVLADSPRVFEGDKAQVGINDFNSIGIEIGIRYWVSTDTYFQDKYQTNAELFKALKQANIEIPCPVKQIHIQEH is encoded by the coding sequence ATGAATGAGCAAGGCCTAGACCAAGAGATCGCACAACTGCAAAACGCTTACACCGCCATCACCGAATTTCTGGTGCAATATAGCTTTAGTATTCTAGGTGCCATCATTATCTTCCTGATTGGTCTATGGCTAGCAGCCAAAGCGGCTAACCTTGTCACGCGTATTTTTGAAAAGCACGAGATAGATATCACCCTCAGTAACTTTACCAGCAACTTCGTGCGCATCTTAGTTATTGTGATGGTAGGTATTATTGCCTTAGGCAAGTTGGGGATCAGTGTCACCCCTATGGTCGCAGCAATAGGTGCAGCCTCTCTAGGTGCAGGTTTGGCATTACAGGGCATGTTAGCTAACTACGCGGCTGGCATTACCATTATTGTCACTCGACCTTTTATTGTGGGTAACACCATCGAGATAAAAGGAGTTGGCGGATTAGTTAAAAATATCCACCTCGGTATGACGGTGCTGACTAACGAAGAGGGAGAGGAGATCAACATCCCCAATAAGCATATTGTCGGCGAGATCTTACATAACTCTTTTGCCAATAAACTGGTCGAAACCAAGTTTAATATCAGTTATCAGTCTAATACTGACGAAGTGGTAGGCATGTTAGCTAAAGTACTAGCCGATAGCCCTAGAGTCTTTGAAGGCGATAAAGCCCAAGTCGGTATCAATGACTTTAATAGTATAGGTATTGAAATAGGCATTCGTTACTGGGTGTCTACCGACACTTACTTTCAAGACAAGTACCAAACTAATGCCGAACTATTTAAAGCATTAAAACAGGCGAATATCGAGATCCCTTGCCCGGTAAAACAGATCCATATCCAAGAGCACTAA
- a CDS encoding multiheme c-type cytochrome, producing the protein MRKFNKCKAALIVAAAFGLAACSDGKDGSDGEDGTSPLPPIVEATEITNVEVLSHTLEEGAVRFEFEVTNEEGLLVSGLEKVNAEVAELTDKGIARSRPEFEGTIAGGSASEETDGASLTMTADGRYEFLAPMPAVNAGTEGIIRLAVGGGEKIAKSNYILVDKSEGLHTTSTATCHTCHVDYAASNLKHPSYTAINTDGETDLVAGCMVCHGNVVRDDGGYARNSMQKIGHINHQKFEKDFEPANCYSCHAEPITKVNSMSTCTDCHDAAGVGSAAVAMTYSTFDESDDVRLFHKKVGERADIRAQHYTTTSAPYTNSSLEWDDHETTGGWCTDIALFNTDAETPVQLNIAQLYAAGTLTYAGAYIHAYHNDSIVGRPSPRDSGGVTNSQYVEKSDGSRAVCYVRLDGIDTGFANAGFTASSRVTFKQQDDDGGYDGVSLTSYSDVVDSNEEKLQEYERRHSVTLDSCTTCHNNETNYHKNGSYNDGGLDCVACHNNGQDRAGQRVVGLDAFATDSFRINAGYTIAAISGGEQVGWKANSAPGFGPLVHAQHWGLQSVIGSEMSRDNEIAVTNSAAKLNADNCVSCHADGIDLNAVPNQYMLSRAFNGGDAGESGVASSPITANCFACHNNDQALNHMISNGGELNLEVDKTSDWFTQPTSESCATCHAEGRSYGIEKYHVFDRKE; encoded by the coding sequence ATGAGAAAATTTAATAAATGCAAAGCGGCGCTTATTGTCGCCGCGGCTTTCGGTCTAGCAGCCTGTAGCGACGGTAAAGATGGTAGTGACGGTGAAGATGGCACCAGCCCATTACCGCCGATAGTCGAAGCTACAGAGATCACCAATGTTGAAGTGCTAAGTCATACTCTTGAAGAGGGCGCAGTGCGCTTTGAGTTTGAAGTGACTAACGAAGAAGGCTTGCTGGTTAGCGGTCTTGAAAAAGTGAATGCAGAAGTTGCAGAGTTAACTGATAAAGGTATTGCTCGTAGTCGCCCAGAATTTGAGGGCACCATTGCCGGTGGTAGTGCATCAGAGGAGACCGATGGTGCTAGCCTGACCATGACTGCAGATGGTCGTTATGAATTTCTAGCACCAATGCCAGCAGTTAATGCAGGTACTGAAGGTATAATCCGACTGGCCGTTGGTGGCGGTGAGAAGATCGCTAAATCAAACTACATTCTAGTCGACAAGTCAGAGGGCCTTCATACGACCTCTACGGCAACCTGCCATACTTGTCATGTCGACTACGCCGCATCGAACTTAAAACATCCAAGCTATACCGCAATTAATACCGATGGTGAAACCGATCTGGTCGCAGGTTGTATGGTCTGCCACGGAAACGTGGTGCGCGATGACGGCGGATACGCGCGTAATTCAATGCAGAAGATTGGTCATATCAATCATCAGAAATTTGAAAAGGATTTCGAGCCAGCTAACTGTTACAGCTGTCATGCTGAGCCTATCACTAAGGTAAACAGTATGAGTACTTGTACTGACTGTCATGATGCCGCAGGTGTAGGTTCTGCTGCGGTTGCAATGACCTACAGCACATTCGATGAGTCAGATGATGTGCGCTTGTTCCATAAGAAGGTGGGTGAGCGAGCCGATATTAGAGCGCAGCATTACACAACCACTTCTGCGCCTTACACAAACAGCAGTTTGGAGTGGGATGACCATGAAACCACAGGTGGTTGGTGTACCGATATCGCACTGTTTAATACCGATGCGGAAACCCCTGTTCAGCTCAATATTGCCCAGTTATATGCCGCAGGCACGTTAACTTATGCCGGAGCGTATATTCACGCATACCATAATGATTCCATTGTGGGTCGCCCAAGCCCACGAGATTCAGGTGGTGTCACAAATAGTCAGTACGTTGAAAAGTCAGATGGCTCTAGAGCCGTGTGTTATGTGCGCCTTGATGGCATCGATACCGGCTTCGCTAATGCCGGCTTTACTGCTAGCTCAAGGGTGACTTTCAAGCAGCAAGATGATGATGGCGGCTATGACGGTGTCTCACTCACTAGTTACTCTGATGTTGTCGATAGCAACGAGGAAAAACTTCAAGAGTATGAGCGCCGTCATAGTGTCACTTTAGATAGCTGTACCACTTGTCACAACAACGAAACCAACTATCACAAGAATGGTAGCTACAATGATGGTGGTCTAGATTGTGTGGCTTGCCATAACAATGGTCAAGATCGTGCAGGCCAGCGAGTGGTAGGCCTAGATGCTTTCGCAACTGACAGCTTCCGCATTAATGCGGGCTACACCATTGCTGCAATCAGTGGTGGTGAACAAGTTGGTTGGAAGGCCAATAGTGCGCCAGGCTTTGGTCCTTTAGTGCATGCCCAGCATTGGGGGCTGCAATCTGTTATTGGCTCGGAGATGAGTCGAGATAATGAGATTGCGGTAACCAATTCTGCGGCCAAGCTGAACGCCGATAACTGTGTCTCTTGTCATGCCGATGGCATCGATCTTAACGCGGTGCCGAATCAATACATGCTATCTAGAGCCTTCAACGGTGGAGATGCTGGAGAGTCAGGTGTTGCCTCAAGTCCTATTACCGCTAACTGTTTTGCTTGTCATAACAACGACCAAGCGCTTAACCATATGATTTCAAACGGTGGAGAGCTTAACCTTGAAGTTGATAAGACAAGTGATTGGTTTACTCAACCAACCTCTGAGTCTTGTGCGACTTGTCATGCAGAAGGGCGCTCGTACGGGATCGAGAAGTATCACGTATTTGACCGTAAAGAATAA